From the genome of Lutzomyia longipalpis isolate SR_M1_2022 chromosome 2, ASM2433408v1, one region includes:
- the LOC129791085 gene encoding uncharacterized protein LOC129791085, translating to MDSENEFKHSYMMESVMVSASDDIGSDTVDNSDDSDGNKSSKPLREQDRFLPIANVAKIMKRAIPDNGKIAKDARECVQECVSEFISFITSEASDRCHMEKRKTINGEDILFAMSSLGFDNYVDPLKLYLQKYRETTKMDKNTSSSETTFEIISLNDDFANSQNNQRKTEIFDPSVSNTVLYYQSDHPQFQL from the exons ATGGATTCAGAAAATGAATTCAAACATTCGTACATGATGGAGAGTGTGATGGTTTCCGCAAGTGACGATATTGGATCAG aCACTGTGGATAACTCTGATGACTCAGATGGAAACAAATCTTCCAAGCCACTGCGTGAGCAAGATCGTTTCCTGCCCATTGCAAATGTTGCGAAGATCATGAAACGAGCCATTCCGGATAATGGAAAGATCGCAAAAGATGCCCGAGAATGCGTGCAGGAATGCGTCTCGGAGTTCATTTCATTCATCACAAGTGAAGCCAGTGATCGGTGTCACATGGAAAAGCGAAAAACCATCAATGGGGAAGACATCCTATTTGCAATGAGTAGTCTTGGTTTTGATAACTACGTGGACCCCCTGAAGTTGTACCTGCAGAAGTACAGAGAAACCACAAAGATGGACAAGAACACCTCCAGCAGTGAGACGAcctttgaaattatttcccTAAATGATGATTTTG CTAATTCTCAGAATAATCAACGAAAGACCGAGATATTTGACCCATCCGTCAGCAATACAGTCCTCTACTACCAAAGTGACCATCCGCAGTTTCAGCTCTAA
- the LOC129791084 gene encoding methionine aminopeptidase 2 has protein sequence MEVSVEKMQISEEGVNNEENSEKVDAEDGTEEVETKEESKNKRKKKKKANKKAAEDAEASAAAEGAKEKEDGEEESTAAGDGEKKKKKKNKSKKGGANGQTDPPSVPIAKLFLDGNFPEGEIMHHPTLVDDRTAKDRFTNEEKRALDRLHLDIYNDLRHAAEAHRQTRQHIQRWIKPGMTMIEICEELETTARRLIGENGLEAGLAFPTGCSLNHCAAHYTPNAGDTTVLQYDDVCKIDFGTHIRGRIIDCAFTLTFNDKYDKLKEAVREATNTGIREAGIDVRLCDIGAAIQEVMESYEIELDGKTYQVKSIRNLNGHSIGPYRIHSGKTVPIVKGGETTRMEENEFYAIETFGSTGRGQVHDDMDCSHYMKNFEAPYVPLRLQSSKVLLNIINKNFSTLAFCKRWLDRAGATKYQMALKDLCDKGVVEPYPPLCDVKGCYTAQYEHTIMLRPSCKEIVSRGEDY, from the exons ATGGAAGTGAGtgtggaaaaaatgcaaatcagCGAGGAGGGTGTGAATAATGAGGAAAATAGTGAGAAAGTTGATGCTGAGGATGGTACTGAGGAGGTAGAGACCAAGGAGGAGAGCAAAAATAAgcggaagaagaagaaaaaggccAATAAGAAGGCAGCAG aagACGCCGAAGCTTCTGCCGCGGCTGAAGGTGCCAAAGAGAAGGAagatggagaagaagaaagcACCGCAGCGGGAGAtggtgagaagaagaagaaaaagaagaacaaaagTAAGAAAGGTGGTGCCAATGGACAAACAGATCCACCAAGTGTGCCGATTGCCAAGCTCTTCCTCGACGGAAACTTTCCGGaag gCGAGATTATGCATCATCCAACGCTAGTGGATGATCGTACAGCCAAGGATAGATTCACAAATGAAGAGAAGCGTGCCCTGGATCGTTTACATTTGGACATCTACAATGATTTGCGACACGCCGCCGAGGCGCACCGGCAGACGCGTCAGCATATTCAGCGTTGGATTAAGCCCGGCATGACAATGATTGAGATCTGCGAGGAGTTGGAGACAACTGCTCGTCGCCTTATAGGCGAGAATGGTCTCGAGGCAGGATTAGCATTTCCCACGGGATGCTCCCTCAATCACTGCGCAGCTCACTACACCCCAAATGCGGGGGATACAACGGTGCTCCAATACGATGATGTGTGCAAAATTGACTTTGGTACCCACATCCGTGGAAGGATCATCGATTGCGCCTTCACTTTGACTTTCAACGATAAATACGACAAACTCAAAGAAGCTGTCCGAGAGGCCACAAATACAGGCATCCGCGAGGCAGGAATTGACGTTAGGTTGTGCGATATTGGCGCTGCCATTCAGGAAGTTATGGAATCGTACGAAATTGAGCTGGACGGAAAGACCTACCAGGTGAAGAGCATCCGGAACCTCAATGGGCACTCAATTGGACCCTATCGCATTCACTCCGGCAAGACCGTGCCCATCGTCAAGGGAGGCGAAACAACACGCATGGAGGAGAATGAATTCTATGCCATTGAGACATTCGGTTCAACGGGACGTGGTCAGGTGCACGATGATATGGATTGCAGTCACTACATGAAGAACTTCGAGGCTCCATATGTGCCGCTACGTCTCCAGTCATCAAAGGTGCTTCTAAACATCATCAATAAAAACTTCAGCACATTGGCTTTCTGCAAGCGCTGGCTGGATCGTGCTGGAGCCACAAAGTATCAGATGGCACTCAAGGATCTTTGCGATAAGGGTGTTGTGGAACCATATCCACCACTATGTGACGTCAAGGGTTGCTATACTGCTCAGTACGAGCATACAATTATGTTGCGCCCATCTTGCAAGGAGATCGTCTCTCGCGGCGAAGACTACTGA